From a region of the Leptospira kmetyi serovar Malaysia str. Bejo-Iso9 genome:
- a CDS encoding N-acetylneuraminate synthase family protein: MTFKKEFSLSSALQVGSEHPPIVVAEIGLNHNNDAEIGKRTIAAAKKAGAQAVKFQSYVTEEFIDVQNPDAKILVDIFKKYELSEAMHRTFQKAAEDEGLLFFSTPLCVSSLKMLVALKVPAIKIASGDVTNKTLLEETARTKLPVILSSGAADFFELSRAISFLEKEGTDRLCLLHCVSLYPTPPEKANLKVVETFKNLYTFPVGFSDHTAGSVASSVAVSLGASMIEKHFTLDRNLDGPDHGISANPEELKSVCESALIAWKMKGNGEKKPWPEEVNGRFFGRRSLYADAKGSPIALRPDLTQRDQRYLDSWETEKTNRLKAEPGEPFHV, translated from the coding sequence ATGACATTTAAAAAAGAATTTTCACTTTCCTCCGCTCTGCAAGTCGGTTCGGAACATCCTCCGATCGTAGTCGCCGAAATCGGACTCAATCACAACAACGACGCAGAGATCGGGAAACGCACCATCGCCGCCGCAAAAAAAGCCGGGGCACAAGCGGTTAAGTTTCAATCCTACGTAACGGAAGAATTTATAGACGTTCAAAATCCGGACGCCAAGATCCTCGTGGATATATTCAAAAAGTATGAACTATCCGAGGCGATGCATCGTACGTTTCAAAAAGCCGCCGAAGATGAGGGTTTGCTCTTTTTTTCGACTCCGTTGTGCGTCAGTTCCTTGAAGATGCTTGTCGCTTTAAAAGTTCCCGCGATCAAAATCGCAAGCGGAGACGTGACCAACAAAACCCTTTTGGAAGAGACGGCTCGAACAAAACTTCCGGTGATTCTTTCCTCCGGCGCGGCGGACTTTTTCGAACTGAGCCGCGCGATTTCCTTTTTGGAAAAAGAAGGAACGGATCGACTCTGTCTTTTACACTGCGTTTCGTTGTATCCTACTCCTCCCGAAAAGGCGAATCTCAAGGTCGTGGAAACATTCAAAAATCTTTATACGTTTCCGGTGGGTTTTTCGGATCATACGGCGGGAAGCGTGGCTTCCTCCGTCGCGGTTTCTTTGGGCGCATCCATGATCGAAAAACATTTCACCTTGGATCGGAATTTAGACGGACCGGACCACGGAATTTCGGCGAACCCGGAAGAATTGAAATCGGTTTGCGAAAGCGCGCTCATCGCTTGGAAGATGAAAGGAAACGGAGAAAAAAAACCTTGGCCCGAAGAGGTAAACGGAAGATTTTTCGGAAGAAGATCCCTTTACGCGGATGCAAAAGGATCTCCGATCGCTCTTAGACCGGACCTCACACAAAGGGACCAAAGGTATTTGGATTCCTGGGAAACCGAAAAAACGAACCGATTGAAGGCGGAACCGGGCGAACCCTTTCATGTTTAA
- a CDS encoding LTA synthase family protein produces MLKKIPSNLRIVSGFTIGYLILFSIYRICFLFAFSSKFASSSVSDVLLAFLAGIRFDLSVCAILLGPFWILSAIHPLNRFRVYSIFWGIVPILLFFWAGAHLIGDVLYFGETNKHLGYEGFVFLGPELAIILKSFFVGHTILAILSFAAIATLLPFSIFQYIQKELYTFDPSRKKSELLQLLILPPVIFLLVRGGFQSRPLRASDAMISETYIVNQLVLNGIFTSVMDIKNQSIPRNLFVSYEDSIVSVRKEIDYPGATFVSEKYPILRETKETNPNTPPNIVLVLLESWTGKYAYTNGTILLQGKKIAPHFENLIRQGTYFSSFFASGGRTTNGLLSTLTGIPDGPGLTVVRTPQILSRFGGLGTILKSVGYETFFLHGGDVNFDNMNFLFSHWGFDTILGQEYFDSLGKYKPGPWGYYDGDLLNELHEILMRQRAPFLAVTLTLTTHYPYKTPEQEDEVFSAPLEEADYFNVYRYADKSIHNFLEKAKKAPYFKNTVFIFVGDHAHHRNLDYFEDRNIPFLIYSPGRIPSKIDPRISSQLDVIPTILGIVGKKVRFSAMGRDLLSEDISGGVAYFAFGNFIGWIEGNWIFYSLTDKVRISPFSIVPRIGETEECKTTPAKCEAYHTKAKSFWNLSYELMNSNLIYPPKK; encoded by the coding sequence ATGTTGAAGAAAATTCCCTCCAACCTCCGAATCGTTTCGGGTTTTACGATCGGTTATCTGATTTTATTTTCCATCTATAGGATCTGTTTTCTTTTCGCGTTTTCTTCTAAGTTCGCGTCCTCTTCCGTTTCGGACGTTCTACTCGCTTTTTTGGCGGGAATCCGTTTTGATCTTTCGGTTTGCGCGATTTTGTTGGGCCCTTTTTGGATTTTGTCCGCGATCCATCCTTTGAATCGATTTCGTGTTTATTCGATCTTCTGGGGAATCGTTCCGATCCTTCTTTTCTTTTGGGCGGGCGCTCATTTGATCGGAGACGTTTTGTATTTCGGAGAAACAAACAAACACCTGGGATACGAGGGTTTTGTCTTTTTAGGTCCCGAATTGGCGATCATTCTCAAATCCTTTTTTGTCGGGCATACGATTTTGGCGATCCTTTCGTTTGCGGCGATCGCAACCCTGCTCCCCTTTTCGATCTTTCAATACATTCAAAAAGAATTATATACCTTCGATCCATCCCGAAAGAAATCCGAACTTCTGCAGCTTTTGATTCTTCCCCCCGTTATATTTCTGCTCGTTCGGGGAGGATTTCAATCCAGGCCTTTACGCGCGAGCGACGCTATGATTTCGGAAACGTATATCGTCAATCAACTGGTTTTAAACGGAATCTTCACCTCCGTTATGGACATTAAGAATCAGTCGATTCCTCGAAATCTTTTCGTTTCGTACGAGGATTCGATCGTTTCCGTGCGGAAAGAAATCGATTATCCGGGCGCAACGTTCGTTTCGGAAAAATATCCGATCTTGCGGGAAACAAAAGAAACGAATCCGAACACTCCACCTAACATCGTTTTGGTGCTTCTCGAAAGTTGGACCGGAAAATACGCGTATACGAACGGGACGATTCTCCTCCAGGGAAAAAAGATCGCCCCTCATTTCGAAAATTTAATCCGACAAGGAACGTATTTCTCTTCCTTTTTTGCGAGCGGAGGAAGGACGACCAACGGTCTTCTTTCCACGTTAACCGGAATTCCGGACGGTCCGGGTTTGACCGTGGTTCGAACACCCCAAATCTTAAGTCGTTTCGGCGGACTCGGAACGATCCTAAAGTCGGTCGGATACGAAACGTTCTTTCTACACGGAGGGGACGTAAACTTCGACAACATGAATTTTCTTTTTTCGCATTGGGGATTCGATACAATTCTCGGTCAGGAATATTTCGATTCCCTCGGCAAATACAAACCGGGGCCCTGGGGTTATTACGACGGGGATTTGTTAAACGAATTACACGAAATTCTAATGCGTCAACGCGCGCCCTTTCTTGCAGTGACTTTGACGTTGACCACCCATTATCCGTACAAAACGCCCGAACAAGAAGACGAAGTATTCTCCGCGCCTCTTGAAGAAGCGGACTACTTCAACGTGTATCGTTATGCGGATAAATCGATTCATAACTTTTTGGAAAAAGCGAAGAAGGCTCCCTATTTCAAGAATACGGTGTTCATCTTCGTAGGCGATCACGCGCATCACAGAAATTTGGACTATTTCGAGGACCGCAACATTCCGTTTTTGATATATTCTCCGGGAAGAATTCCTTCGAAAATCGATCCGCGTATTTCCTCCCAACTCGACGTGATTCCGACAATTCTCGGGATCGTGGGAAAGAAGGTTCGATTCTCGGCTATGGGAAGGGATTTGTTAAGCGAAGACATCTCCGGAGGGGTCGCCTACTTCGCGTTCGGAAATTTCATCGGATGGATCGAGGGAAATTGGATCTTTTACAGTTTGACCGATAAGGTTCGGATTTCCCCGTTCTCCATCGTTCCTCGGATCGGAGAAACCGAAGAATGCAAAACGACACCCGCGAAATGTGAAGCCTATCATACGAAAGCGAAATCTTTTTGGAACTTAAGTTATGAGCTGATGAACTCCAATCTTATATATCCTCCTAAAAAATAA
- the feoB gene encoding ferrous iron transport protein B: MGHSNVQAHSKTSRILMAGNPNCGKSTLFNRLTGLRQKTGNYHGVTVEKAEGLLSHADHSLKVLDLPGAFSLGGNAEDKQVTSRVLIGHEEGDRILFVMDASLAERSLQFLLQILELDVPVLVAVTMKDVLEKKRISLDLDSLSREFGIQFQYVNPKTGHGISELKELIVSPGAFRLPIKSFQWDADREKFLNGLLKSLSSEHSNSLKFVLTNSVKELSGETLQKGLPGISLFPENSRKYIRKEFTRFRKTFTYLEELTQKSMYIKKILGKALVGNASDNERVLSKADKILLHPFWGLVSFLGIMALVFQALFTWSETPMDWIESTVQNLGSFVGGFMEEGPLRSLIQEGIIGGVGAVLVFVPQISLLFLFIGILEETGYIARASFVMDRFMGKFGLSGKSFIPLLSSAACAVPAIMGTRTIENKSDRLTTILVAPLITCSARYPVYVLVIGAIFPAGKIFGIFSIQALTMLGLFLLGMIASMIVALVFKKTFFKSDSSYFLMELPAYNAPSVKSLAITVFKKLKAFLASAGQIILFISVLLWFLANYPRIDSGLHPGANEAELKKIQIRESYAGSAGKFMEPVLKPIGFDWKMGIGIITSFAAREIMVSTLSIIYGVGGEESDDDLKEAIRKDKDENGKPVWGMRNSVSLLLFFAFACQCMSTLAVVKKETNSIAWPLFMFGYMTVLAYSTSFIVFQIWNLFS; this comes from the coding sequence GTGGGTCACTCTAACGTCCAAGCGCATTCAAAAACTTCCCGGATATTGATGGCCGGTAATCCGAACTGCGGTAAGTCCACTCTCTTCAATCGCCTAACAGGGCTTAGACAAAAAACCGGAAACTACCACGGAGTCACCGTGGAAAAAGCGGAAGGTCTTTTGTCTCACGCGGATCATTCTCTCAAGGTACTCGATCTTCCGGGCGCGTTCAGTCTCGGCGGAAACGCGGAAGACAAACAGGTCACAAGCAGAGTTTTGATCGGTCACGAAGAAGGAGATCGGATTCTTTTCGTGATGGACGCTTCTCTTGCGGAAAGAAGTCTTCAATTCCTTTTACAGATTTTGGAACTCGACGTTCCCGTTTTGGTCGCTGTGACGATGAAGGACGTTCTCGAAAAAAAAAGAATCTCCTTGGACTTGGATTCTCTTTCGAGGGAATTCGGAATTCAGTTTCAATACGTAAATCCTAAAACCGGTCACGGAATCTCCGAACTCAAGGAATTGATCGTTTCCCCGGGAGCGTTTCGTCTTCCGATCAAATCCTTTCAGTGGGACGCGGACCGCGAAAAATTCTTAAACGGTCTTTTGAAATCCCTTTCTTCCGAACATTCAAATTCTTTAAAGTTCGTTTTGACCAATTCCGTTAAGGAACTTTCGGGAGAAACGTTGCAGAAAGGTCTTCCCGGAATTTCTCTTTTTCCCGAAAATTCCCGCAAATACATTCGGAAAGAATTTACGCGTTTCAGAAAAACGTTTACCTATCTCGAAGAACTCACTCAAAAATCGATGTATATCAAGAAGATTTTGGGTAAGGCCCTCGTAGGAAACGCAAGCGACAACGAAAGAGTTCTTTCCAAAGCGGATAAGATTCTTCTGCATCCGTTTTGGGGACTTGTTTCCTTTTTGGGAATTATGGCCTTGGTCTTTCAGGCTCTTTTTACCTGGTCCGAAACTCCGATGGACTGGATCGAATCCACCGTTCAAAACCTCGGAAGTTTTGTGGGCGGTTTTATGGAAGAAGGTCCTCTTCGTTCCTTGATTCAGGAAGGAATCATCGGCGGAGTCGGAGCGGTTTTGGTTTTTGTTCCTCAGATCAGTTTGTTGTTTTTGTTCATAGGAATTTTGGAAGAAACCGGTTATATCGCAAGGGCTTCCTTTGTGATGGATCGTTTTATGGGCAAGTTCGGTCTTTCCGGTAAATCGTTTATTCCTCTTTTGTCTTCTGCGGCTTGTGCGGTTCCCGCGATCATGGGAACAAGAACGATCGAAAACAAATCGGATCGACTGACCACGATCTTGGTGGCCCCTCTCATCACTTGTTCCGCTCGTTATCCGGTTTATGTTTTAGTGATCGGCGCGATTTTTCCCGCGGGAAAAATTTTCGGAATCTTCAGCATCCAAGCGCTTACGATGCTCGGACTTTTTCTTTTGGGAATGATCGCGTCCATGATCGTCGCGCTCGTTTTTAAAAAGACATTTTTTAAATCCGATTCTTCTTACTTTCTGATGGAACTTCCGGCGTACAACGCCCCTTCCGTCAAAAGTCTCGCGATTACCGTATTCAAAAAATTGAAAGCGTTTTTGGCTTCCGCGGGTCAGATCATTCTTTTTATCTCCGTTCTTCTTTGGTTTTTGGCGAACTATCCGAGAATCGATTCCGGTCTTCATCCCGGCGCAAACGAAGCCGAGCTGAAAAAAATTCAGATCCGAGAATCGTATGCGGGTTCCGCGGGAAAATTTATGGAACCGGTTTTAAAACCGATCGGTTTTGATTGGAAAATGGGAATCGGAATCATCACTTCGTTTGCGGCGCGGGAAATCATGGTTTCCACTCTTTCCATCATCTACGGCGTAGGCGGGGAAGAATCGGACGACGACCTGAAAGAGGCGATCCGCAAGGACAAGGACGAAAACGGAAAACCCGTCTGGGGAATGAGAAACTCGGTCAGTCTTCTTTTGTTTTTCGCGTTCGCCTGTCAGTGTATGTCCACACTCGCGGTCGTCAAAAAGGAAACCAATTCGATCGCGTGGCCCTTGTTTATGTTCGGATATATGACAGTTTTAGCATATTCAACTTCTTTTATAGTCTTTCAGATCTGGAATCTTTTTTCCTAA
- a CDS encoding FeoA family protein translates to MKKLLNELEKGQEASILSLVSQPGKEDLFRNILDIGLLPGTKVLILEKYSSQKKIVLRAGEVEIAIREGEAELIQIGDIRGSL, encoded by the coding sequence ATGAAAAAATTGTTAAACGAATTGGAAAAAGGTCAGGAAGCCTCCATTCTTTCCTTGGTTTCCCAACCCGGCAAAGAGGATCTTTTCCGAAACATCCTGGACATCGGTCTTCTTCCCGGAACCAAAGTTTTGATTCTAGAAAAGTATTCTTCCCAAAAAAAGATCGTGCTCCGCGCGGGCGAAGTCGAAATCGCGATCCGAGAAGGAGAAGCCGAGCTGATTCAAATAGGAGATATCCGTGGGTCACTCTAA
- a CDS encoding ABC1 kinase family protein, whose amino-acid sequence MAGFFDSLKMGFGGASRILNSGFVFSTKTILLLKDLALGGDSMETFPIRLREAFEELGATYIKLGQFIASAPSLFPDEFVTEMQKCLDSIRPIPFATVEKIVQKELGGKLSDHFYSVEPVPIASASIAQVHSAVTKDGLDVVIKVQRPDIESTLSADLNLIYFASVLFERFAPGLSKSGISDMVEQFQTSILEEIDFYKEADNIEEFERELLAMGETRARVPKVYRELSTKKILTMERFYGAPITDENSIRKYSSDPQKTLTEALEIWFSTLARNGFFHADVHAGNLMILRDGTVGFIDFGIVGRISPRVWDGLMIFLEGLSLNRTEKIAKGLIQMDSTAKGVDEKKLSKDLEAVFSRMTEMVMKVQMGDLESLDDKKLNAILFEFREIAQRNGLKIPKEFGLLIKQILYFDRYVKTMAPDIDLIRDRDKFLI is encoded by the coding sequence ATGGCCGGTTTTTTTGATTCCCTGAAAATGGGTTTTGGCGGTGCCTCCCGAATCCTGAACAGCGGTTTTGTATTTTCTACGAAGACCATCCTCCTTTTAAAAGATCTCGCTCTCGGAGGAGATTCGATGGAAACCTTTCCGATCCGTCTTCGGGAAGCGTTCGAAGAGTTAGGCGCCACCTACATCAAGTTAGGTCAATTCATCGCATCCGCTCCTTCCCTTTTCCCGGACGAGTTCGTTACCGAAATGCAAAAATGTTTGGATTCGATCCGACCGATTCCGTTTGCAACCGTGGAAAAAATCGTCCAAAAGGAACTCGGCGGCAAACTCAGCGATCATTTTTACAGCGTGGAACCCGTTCCGATCGCCTCCGCTTCCATCGCACAAGTTCATTCCGCGGTGACCAAGGATGGACTCGACGTAGTCATCAAAGTACAAAGACCCGATATAGAATCCACGTTATCCGCCGATTTAAACCTCATCTACTTCGCTTCCGTTTTATTCGAAAGATTCGCGCCCGGTTTGAGTAAGTCCGGGATCTCCGATATGGTCGAACAGTTCCAAACATCCATATTAGAAGAAATTGATTTTTATAAGGAAGCGGACAACATCGAAGAGTTCGAAAGAGAACTTCTTGCGATGGGAGAAACCAGAGCGAGGGTTCCCAAGGTTTATAGAGAGTTATCCACGAAAAAAATTCTTACCATGGAACGTTTTTACGGAGCTCCGATCACGGACGAGAATTCCATCCGAAAGTATTCCTCCGATCCGCAGAAAACTTTGACGGAGGCGCTTGAGATTTGGTTTTCCACTCTCGCCCGAAACGGATTCTTTCACGCGGATGTACATGCAGGAAATCTAATGATTCTTCGGGACGGAACCGTCGGTTTTATCGACTTCGGCATTGTCGGAAGAATTTCTCCCCGCGTCTGGGACGGTTTGATGATCTTTTTGGAAGGTCTGAGTTTGAACAGGACCGAAAAGATCGCCAAGGGTTTGATTCAGATGGATTCCACGGCCAAGGGCGTGGACGAAAAAAAACTTTCCAAGGATTTGGAAGCGGTTTTTTCCAGAATGACCGAGATGGTGATGAAGGTTCAGATGGGAGACCTCGAATCCTTGGACGATAAAAAGTTGAACGCGATTCTATTCGAGTTCCGGGAAATTGCGCAGAGAAACGGCCTTAAAATTCCGAAAGAATTCGGACTTCTGATCAAACAGATTCTCTACTTCGATCGTTACGTAAAAACAATGGCGCCCGACATCGATCTCATCCGGGATCGTGATAAATTTCTAATATGA
- a CDS encoding helicase: MSSDSVLLQELDKLELNDLKKVATLWNLAKLPYKEKNKNVAYLYETFQDEFYLKGVLEKLTQLQVTIYTSILKNKNVLTLGEISRKVNIPPINVEMELNLLRKYQLVYQRKNRERLTNNLDKYHAFEEIADLVPLDQNLKGDKYKISLEKYLDRKKTTEIADEWKAAVKAPKQLDSIKKFYTIAASEEGIDLNLQSLADLERDTLVRIYLSGGVSEAEDIRSYVVTSRGKYEQIVPALIAKGLVVDVCFVDEKFVRVFAIPDEILKYVQTHPILPSVKKGTKQRTEKLAANDLDFFLNTKKLISYISRKGLVLAKSGKVKQADHKRTEQELLNPDIGIFPEKSQIYQMELILPVLKLLNLVDIKGENIVLKGDVNGFNEKDIFEIMKLVVHEVNEARMKRVVPAEVFTATEMPFYDKPILDKCVSLIIKAKRIHLSVIFSNIIREHMILSPGFRTKNFQSDLAELRKEIMSAIFYLHLFGLLEVEYPNRFLGLSKLGEYFFQTGELSHKTEKGGITINPDFTIIAFPDRVSIHGLHILKAFTELKDYDRVYTFVLTKEAFQLGILLGYKPSEFIDFLKNSSKADLAQNLLFLLEDWGGNLPVVDITEDCVLVRTKDQNTMELLLGQIKGKKIVLDEIGPTAVLVDKNRVQDVITVSEKLNLIVNLTR, encoded by the coding sequence ATGAGTAGCGATTCAGTATTACTTCAAGAACTCGATAAACTTGAACTCAACGATCTGAAGAAAGTAGCGACTCTTTGGAACCTTGCCAAACTTCCTTATAAAGAAAAAAATAAGAACGTAGCCTATCTCTACGAAACCTTTCAGGACGAGTTTTATCTCAAAGGCGTTCTTGAAAAACTCACTCAACTCCAGGTTACGATTTATACGAGCATTCTTAAGAATAAGAACGTTCTGACTCTCGGTGAGATTTCGAGAAAGGTGAACATTCCTCCGATCAACGTCGAGATGGAATTGAACCTTCTCAGAAAGTATCAACTCGTTTATCAAAGAAAGAACCGCGAACGTCTTACCAATAATTTAGATAAGTATCATGCGTTTGAGGAGATCGCGGATCTGGTTCCGCTCGATCAGAACCTCAAAGGCGATAAGTATAAGATCTCCTTGGAGAAATATCTCGATCGTAAAAAGACGACGGAGATCGCAGACGAGTGGAAAGCCGCCGTTAAGGCGCCGAAACAACTCGATTCGATTAAGAAGTTTTATACGATCGCTGCTTCCGAAGAAGGAATCGATCTCAATCTTCAATCTCTTGCCGATTTGGAAAGAGACACCTTGGTTCGTATCTATCTGAGCGGAGGCGTTTCCGAAGCCGAAGACATCCGCAGTTACGTGGTGACCAGTCGCGGCAAATACGAACAGATCGTTCCGGCTTTGATCGCGAAGGGTCTTGTCGTGGACGTTTGTTTCGTCGACGAGAAGTTCGTGCGCGTGTTCGCGATTCCCGATGAAATCTTAAAATACGTTCAGACGCATCCGATTCTTCCTTCCGTAAAAAAAGGAACCAAACAAAGAACGGAAAAACTCGCGGCCAACGACCTCGATTTCTTTCTCAATACGAAAAAACTGATCTCTTATATCAGCCGCAAAGGACTCGTTCTTGCAAAATCGGGGAAGGTGAAACAAGCCGATCACAAAAGAACCGAACAGGAACTTTTGAACCCCGATATCGGAATTTTTCCGGAAAAAAGTCAGATCTATCAAATGGAACTGATTCTCCCCGTATTAAAACTTTTGAATCTTGTGGATATCAAAGGCGAAAACATCGTTCTGAAAGGGGACGTAAACGGGTTTAACGAGAAAGATATATTCGAAATCATGAAACTCGTCGTACACGAGGTGAACGAAGCGCGTATGAAACGTGTCGTTCCTGCGGAAGTTTTTACGGCGACCGAAATGCCTTTTTACGATAAACCTATACTGGATAAGTGCGTGAGCCTCATCATCAAGGCGAAACGGATTCATCTATCGGTGATCTTTTCCAATATCATTCGGGAACACATGATTCTTTCTCCCGGATTTCGGACTAAGAATTTTCAGTCCGACCTTGCGGAGCTCCGTAAGGAAATCATGAGCGCCATTTTTTATCTGCATCTGTTCGGACTTTTGGAAGTGGAATATCCGAATCGTTTTCTCGGCCTTTCGAAGTTGGGCGAATACTTTTTCCAAACCGGAGAACTTTCGCACAAAACCGAAAAGGGCGGAATCACGATCAACCCGGACTTCACGATCATCGCGTTCCCGGATCGTGTTTCGATTCACGGACTTCATATCCTCAAAGCCTTTACGGAACTCAAGGACTACGATCGTGTTTATACGTTCGTTCTTACCAAGGAAGCGTTTCAGTTGGGAATTCTTCTCGGTTATAAACCTTCCGAGTTCATCGACTTCTTAAAGAATTCGAGCAAGGCCGATCTCGCGCAGAACCTTCTCTTCTTATTGGAAGACTGGGGCGGAAATCTTCCCGTCGTCGACATCACGGAAGATTGTGTTTTGGTTCGCACCAAGGATCAGAATACGATGGAACTTCTGCTCGGTCAGATCAAAGGGAAGAAGATCGTTCTGGATGAAATCGGTCCGACTGCGGTTCTTGTGGATAAAAACCGCGTTCAGGACGTGATCACGGTTTCCGAAAAACTCAATCTCATCGTCAACCTGACTCGTTAA